In Rosa chinensis cultivar Old Blush chromosome 1, RchiOBHm-V2, whole genome shotgun sequence, a genomic segment contains:
- the LOC112181955 gene encoding receptor-like protein 2 gives MLPMLPYHPIAHYFLLTLFGSILSTHIHACTSSESTSLLSFAFTLSSPSLNWTTMDCCRWEGITCDVAGRVTHLHLSSKGLKLKGGIFSSSPLRNLTHLTHLNLSHNSLYGSLDQAGFILSLGPLEVLDLSFNLLSGELPGSLSNNIRMVDLSSNRFHGAIPSSFFQQAKNLTRFNVANNDFSGYIPSSICVHSSSLIRLLDFSHNNFGGNLSRGLGNCSKLEVFRAGYNNLSGSLPEDIYYATALEEIAIPANSFYGGISNRILNLTNLAILDLYLNNFSGMLPIDIGKLSKLKVLLLHSNNLEGFLPPSLVNCTNLLELNLGFNLLKGNISAFNFSRLGQLRKLDFMSNHFTGILPISLYSCKSLRAIRLSLNNLEGQIQPEIVSLKHLSFLSLSGNRLTNVTGAMNILKGCRRLTVLILSTTFIGEEMPDGAHMADFDGFQNLRILALRGCELTGQIPIWFSKLKKLEILDVSLNRITGSIPTWLGTFPMLFSINLGSNLISGEIPKELCTLPMLLSEQTAAQVDHGYLELPFFASQAVPDASILQFNSLSYYPPSIFLGNNSISGNIPTEIGKLQRLRTLDLSANQVSGNIPDQISNLKNLEKLDLSVNHLSGEIPPSMKSLSFLSYFNVSYNNLEGEIPKSTQLQGLNVSAFEGNLKLCGSPLLNLCQSFNVTDTDDDKNDGNQILGFHISVVLGFTIGLVGVCGSLLLIKTWRDAYFKFLNNVQDRLKC, from the coding sequence ATGCTGCCAATGCTGCCTTATCACCCAATAGCTCACTACTTTCTTCTTACTCTATTTGGCTCCATTTTATCTACACATATTCATGCATGCACCTCAAGTGAAAGTACCTCTCTCTTGTCTTTCGCCTTCACTCTGTCTTCTCCTTCCTTAAATTGGACTACCATGGATTGTTGCCGATGGGAAGGCATTACTTGTGATGTGGCTGGTCGAGTAACCCATTTGCACTTATCCTCCAAAGGCCTAAAACTCAAAGGAGGTATTTTTTCCTCATCACCACTCAGAAATCTCACACATCTGACCCACCTCAATCTCTCTCACAATTCACTTTATGGTTCTTTAGATCAAGCTGGATTCATCTTGTCCTTGGGTCCTCTTGAGGTACTTGATTTGAGCTTTAACCTTCTTTCTGGAGAGCTACCAGGTTCTCTATCCAATAATATTCGGATGGTGGATTTGTCTAGCAATCGCTTCCATGGTGCAATTCCATCCTCCTTCTTCCAACAAGCAAAGAATTTGACTCGATTCAATGTCGCAAACAATGACTTCTCCGGTTATATCCCGTCATCTATTTGTGTCCATTCTTCTTCCTTGATTAGGCTATTGGATTTTTCCCATAATAATTTTGGAGGCAATCTCTCTCGCGGACTAGGAAACTGTTCCAAACTGGAAGTTTTCCGTGCTGGTTACAATAACCTCTCAGGATCACTTCCAGAAGATATCTATTATGCTACCGCACTAGAAGAAATTGCAATCCCTGCTAATTCCTTTTATGGAGGCATTAGTAACAGAATTCTTAACCTCACTAACCTCGCAATCCTTGACCTCTACTTAAATAATTTCAGTGGCATGCTTCCAATAGATATTGGTAAGCTCTCCAAATTGAAAGTCTTGCTCCTTCATTCCAACAATCTAGAAGGTTTCTTGCCACCATCTTTGGTGAATTGCACAAACCTTTTGGAACTGAATCTAGGATTCAACCTTTTGAAAGGAAATATCTCGGCTTTTAATTTCTCCAGACTTGGTCAACTTCGTAAACTGGACTTCATGAGTAATCATTTTACTGGTATCTTGCCAATAAGCCTTTACTCATGCAAGTCCCTTAGAGCAATTCGACTAAGCTTAAACAACCTAGAGGGACAAATACAACCCGAGATTGTCTCATTGAAACACTTGTCCTTCCTCTCACTTTCTGGGAATAGACTGACCAATGTCACAGGTGCTATGAATATATTGAAGGGCTGTAGACGTCTCACGGTACTCATCCTTTCAACcacttttataggtgaagaaatGCCGGATGGTGCCCACATGGCTGACTTTGATGGATTCCAAAATCTTAGGATTTTGGCTTTGCGTGGTTGTGAGCTCACCGGTCAAATACCTATATGGTTTTCTAAGCTCAAGAAGCTAGAGATCTTGGATGTGTCTCTTAATAGAATCACAGGCTCAATTCCTACTTGGTTGGGGACTTTTCCAATGCTCTTTTCTATAAACTTGGGGTCCAACCTAATATCAGGTGAAATTCCGAAAGAACTTTGCACACTACCAATGTTGTTATCTGAACAAACTGCAGCTCAAGTAGATCATGGTTATCTTGAATTGCCTTTCTTCGCCTCCCAAGCCGTGCCTGATGCAAGTATTTTACAGTTCAACTCTTTGTCTTACTATCCACCATCGATATTCTTAGGCAACAATAGCATCAGTGGCAATATACCTACTGAGATAGGAAAGTTGCAACGTCTCCGTACATTGGATCTCAGTGCCAACCAGGTGTCTGGCAACATTCCAGACCAAATATCTAATCTAAAAAATTTGGAGAAGTTGGATCTTTCAGTGAATCATTTGTCTGGAGAAATCCCACCTTCAATGAAAAGTCTTAGTTTCTTGTCATATTTTAATGTCTCTTATAATAATTTGGAAGGAGAAATACCAAAAAGCACTCAGCTCCAAGGCTTGAATGTCTCAGCATTTGAGGGGAATCTGAAGCTTTGTGGTTCCCCGCTTCTAAATCTGTGTCAATCATTCAATGTTACTGATACAGATGATGATAAGAATGACGGGAatcaaattctagggtttcataTTTCCGTTGTGCTTGGCTTCACTATAGGGTTAGTGGGAGTTTGTGGTTCCTTATTGCTTATCAAGACCTGGAGAGATGCATATTTCAAATTCCTGAATAATGTTCAAGATAGGCTCAAATGCTGA